The Falco cherrug isolate bFalChe1 chromosome 15, bFalChe1.pri, whole genome shotgun sequence genome includes a region encoding these proteins:
- the LOC102049477 gene encoding brain-specific homeobox/POU domain protein 3, whose translation MMSMNSKQAFSMHPILHEPKYPHLHTSSEAIRRACLPAPQIQGNIFAGFDETLLRGAEALAAVDIVSQKTHPFKPDATYHTMSSVSCTPTSSSVHLHHPSVLTTHHPHHHHHQPSQGLDGELLDHLNSALPLGGVPGPDVGSTPSHPHSHMSAINHMAHHSQPMNMSHPHGLASHAVISGPETETDPRELESFAERFKQRRIKLGVTQADVGSALANLKIPGVGCLSQSTICRFESLTLSHNNMVALKPILEAWLEEAERAQREKMTKPEIYTGGDKKRKRTSIAAPEKRSLEAYFAVQPRPSSEKIAAIAEKLDLKKNVVRVWFCNQRQKQKRMKFSATY comes from the exons ATGATGTCCATGAACAGCAAGCAGGCGTTCAGCATGCACCCCATCCTGCACGAGCCCAAGTACCCCCACCTGCACACCAGCTCCGAAGCCATCcgcagagcctgcctgcccgccccccAG ATCCAGGGTAACATTTTTGCGGGCTTTGACGAGACCTTGCTGCGGGGTGCTGAGGCTCTGGCCGCTGTGGATATAGTATCGCAGAAAACTCACCCCTTCAAGCCGGATGCCACCTACCACACCATGAGCAGCGTGTCCTGTACTCCTACCTCATCCTCCGTCCACCTGCACCACCCGTCCGTGCTGACCACGCaccatccccaccaccaccaccaccagccctcCCAGGGCCTGGACGGCGAGCTCCTGGACCACCTCAACTCTGCCCTCCCGCTTGGAGGGGTGCCGGGCCCAGACGTGGGCTCCACACCTTCACACCCTCACTCCCACATGTCTGCCATCAACCACATGGCCCACCACTCCCAGCCTATGAACATGTCCCACCCCCACGGCCTCGCTTCCCACGCTGTCATCTCCGGCCCCGAGACGGAGACGGACCCCCGGGAGCTAGAATCCTTCGCTGAGCGGTTCAAGCAGCGGAGGATCAAGCTGGGGGTGACCCAGGCGGATGTGGGCTCCGCATTGGCCAACCTGAAGATCCCAGGGGTGGGCTGCCTTAGCCAAAGCACAATCTGCAGGTTTGAGTCCCTCACCTTGTCCCACAACAACATGGTGGCCCTCAAGCCCATCCTAGAAGCGTGGCTGGAGGAGGCTGAGCGGGCCCAGAGGGAGAAAATGACCAAACCAGAGATCTACACGGGGGGTGACAAGAAACGCAAGCGTACCTCCATCGCCGCCCCTGAAAAACGGTCGCTGGAGGCCTATTTTGCCGTGCAGCCACGGCCCTCCTCGGAGAAAATCGCCGCCATCGCTGAGAAGTTAGACTTGAAGAAGAACGTGGTGCGGGTCTGGTTTTGCAATcagagacagaagcagaaaaggatgAAATTTTCTGCCACCTACTGA